One Salmo salar chromosome ssa01, Ssal_v3.1, whole genome shotgun sequence DNA window includes the following coding sequences:
- the LOC106569021 gene encoding ankyrin repeat family A protein 2: protein MDTGSVAGRTSSVSKEMEGICVMPDMSNIKSEHPGGSVDDTGAQNVAMGIKFILPNRFDMNVCSRFVKSLNEEDSKNIQDQVNSDLEVASVLFKAECNIQTSPSPGIQVRHVYTPSTTKHFSPIKQSTTLTNKHRGNEVSSTPLLVHSLSIHQLAAQGEMVFLASRIEQETVINLQDEEGFTPLMWAAAHGQIAVVEFLLQNGADPNLLAKGRESALSLACSKGYTDIVKMLIDCGVDVNEYDWNGGVPVLYAVHGNHLRCVEILLESGADPTVESDSGFNAMDMAVAMGHRNVQQVMEAHLLKLLMGIRE, encoded by the exons ATGGACACAGGTTCAGTAGCAGGTAGGACCAGTTCGGTCTCCAAAGAGATGGAGGGGATATGTGTCATGCCAGATATGAGTAACATCAAGTCGGAACACCCGGGTGGGAGTGTGGACGACACAGGTGCACAGAACGTGGCCATGGGGATCAAGTTCATCCTGCCCAACCGCTTTGATATGAACGTGTGCTCAAGGTTCGTCAAGTCGCTCAACGAGGAGGACAGCAAAAACATCCAGGACCAGGTCAATTCCGACTTGGAGGTGGCGTCTGTTTTATTTAAAG CCGAGTGTAATATTCAGACGTCGCCCTCACCAGGAATACAAGTGCGTCATGTTTACACCCCATCCACCACCAAACACTTCTCCCCCATCAAACAGTCGACAACACTCACCAACAAGCACCGTGGAAACGAGGtgtcctccactcctcttctGGTCCACT CCCTGTCCATTCACCAGCTGGCAGCACAGGGAGAAATGGTTTTCTTGGCCAGCAGGATTGAACAAG AGACAGTGATTAACCTGCAGGATGAGGAAGGCTTCACCCCCCTGATGTGGGCCGCAGCACACGGACAGATAGCTGTCGTAGAGTTCCTGCTCCAGAAC GGAGCGGACCCCAACCTGTTGGCGAAAGGCAGAGAGAGTGCTCTGTCTCTGGCCTGCAGCAAGGGATACACAGACATCGTGAAGATGCTCATCGACTGTGGGGTGGATGTCAATGAATATGACTGG AACGGAGGGGTTCCCGTACTCTACGCCGTCCATGGAAACCATTTGCGTTGTGTGGAAATTCTCCTAG AAAGTGGCGCCGACCCCACCGTTGAGTCTGACTCTGGCTTCAACGCTATGGATATGGCTGTGGCAATGGGCCATAGGAATG ttcaACAGGTGATGGAGGCCCACCTACTGAAGCTGCTGATGGGGATCAGAGAGTAA